A genome region from Pygocentrus nattereri isolate fPygNat1 chromosome 10, fPygNat1.pri, whole genome shotgun sequence includes the following:
- the pkdccb gene encoding extracellular tyrosine-protein kinase PKDCC, translating to MSSARNPLFTASCLALVIISLTVVVKKWHFGLRGKASGADAPNVDLTRDKLLQQLKERQQELLPFYITPPGQQLAGDSALFSNVDTRRNETPEGSTTSDIGCRELRGMTVVDFLGAGYTKTVLKVVLQQGTDVALKSVNEQGTDMMSCLEDFRDPQGCQELVSFKLRKEVVLLQRLQHPNIVKLRGQCQDSGLVGGIVAVLEQGTPVQMIQLLQSPWEERFRVCLGLVRLLHYLSHSPLGSVALLDFQPRQFVMMSGELKLTDLDDASVREPSCRTDSDCLLQFPLRNFTVACSANGLCEGLNEMRNLYNAYRYFFIYLLPHQAPTTLKPLVDQIMNTTGELKHSVNETLEAFEEVLHVFKSGLHLQNMPPSIIKEYAVVKEMRTAGNMDYRCWPSYEQQACVLSVHNALEAAHICSSHPQCTSFTLSSQKTWTGRLLASFRSGFSQLLPDVSSTVYMRSAKA from the exons ATGTCTTCCGCAAGAAACCCCCTTTTCACCGCCTCTTGCCTCGCTTTGGTGATTATTTCCTTAACAGTTGTTGTGAAGAAATGGCACTTCGGTCTCAGAGGGAAGGCTTCAGGGGCTGACGCTCCAAACGTGGATTTAACTCGTGACAAACTGCTGCAGCAGCTAAAAGAAAGGCAACAAGAACTGCTTCCCTTCTATATAACACCTCCTGGACAGCAGTTAGCCGGAGACTCAGCGCTTTTCTCAAACGTAGATACCCGAAGGAATGAAACCCCGGAGGGCTCGACCACTTCGGACATTGGCTGTAGGGAGTTGCGTGGGATGACAGTGGTGGATTTCCTCGGTGCAGGTTACACTAAAACAGTGCTGAAAGTTGTCCTACAGCAAGGAACGGACGTAGCACTGAAATCTGTGAATGAGCAGGGCACTGACATGATGTCTTGCCTGGAAGATTTCAGAGACCCCCAGGGCTGTCAAGAGCTCGTGTCTTTCAAACTGAGGAAGGAAGTAGTCCTCCTGCAGAGGCTACAGCACCCCAACATTGTAAAG CTGAGAGGTCAGTGCCAGGACAGTGGCCTGGTGGGGGGGATCGTGGCAGTGCTGGAGCAGGGAACCCCAGTGCAGATGATTCAGCTCCTGCAGAGCCCCTGGGAAGAGCGCTTTCGG GTTTGTCTTGGCCTGGTGAGGCTTCTTCATTACCTGTCCCACTCTCCGCTGGGCTCTGTGGCCCTGTTGGACTTCCAGCCCCGTCAGTTTGTCATGATGTCTGGCGAGCTAAAGCTGACCGATCTCGATGATGCCAGTGTCAGAGAACCTTCCTGCCGGACGGACTCAGACTGCCTGCTGCAGTTCCCGCTTCGCAACTTTACCGTTGCCTGCTCAGCGAACGGATTGTGTGAGGGCCTCAACGAGATGAGGAACCTGTACAATGCCTACAG ATATTTCTTCATCTATCTGCTGCCTCATCAGGCCCCGACAACGCTGAAGCCTCTTGTGGATCAGATAATGAACACCACAG GGGAGCTGAAACATAGTGTTAACGAAACACTGGAGGCCTTTGAAGAGGTTTTGCATGTATTCAAGTCTGGGCTGCATCTGCAGAACATGCCGCCATCGATAATTAAAG AATACGCTGTAGTGAAAGAAATGAGAACTGCTGGGAATATGGACTACAGATGCTGGCCTTCCTACGAGCAGCAGGCGTGTGTGCTGTCTGTACACAATGCCTTAGAGGCTGCCCACATCTGCAGCTCTCACCCACAATGCACCAGCTTCACCCTGAGCAGCCAAAAGACATGGACAG GACGACTTCTCGCCTCATTCAGGAGCGGCTTCAGCCAGCTGCTTCCAGATGTGAGCTCCACAGTCTACATGAGAAGTGCCAAAGCCTGA